One window of Schistocerca cancellata isolate TAMUIC-IGC-003103 chromosome 9, iqSchCanc2.1, whole genome shotgun sequence genomic DNA carries:
- the LOC126100906 gene encoding uncharacterized protein LOC126100906, producing MSSEFLIAVPHELPKQDSLVNSSREGKMLDEDYTNNHLEQKLSHGVPQFSCIRNFPFNNSMKFCDMRVPDHTATKRHTLDDELDTRLPKLIKLQSKFTNYRSEAAVDMVDAVAIRSQFIKNDVNLGEVVENPSIDKSERTDVLVEETSLQQLANETLEACNSDHISVEAIGGHSCAAIENGSCTNRKSSDQEQDFLQMETENAVLKFQNRNDSSASLVAGQDCVTETENSLLNTEQRVFFAHEFVGAETEADEYHNVHESLSLSEFLICPTSFEQKESCDSLLHSVQKEETDDSSLTAAIDVSPGMEGMDAHVLFHNESEISGHASTSFDMDNKSIGKAVCDNTGNPLCKTRNLTHSAEVETSLNLLHNKIPDSDVAITRQAVVKEEFPIKEEAEEDASLRNRELDLDDDSVLQNLFMSLENHEIVTESVSTSTYGHHESSDTGPNQDLYNRTAYKENLAAALAKSAAAKEYSVKPHIENGKEIIDRDLSIPDLISESGCFQVAGHYASRSQSCNEENNTRSLHQTLFPVVADTTPTQKTTLTQKTEASFEKVKKTREERLLTSLPRCFVAKIPATIVQSSENRSDFVATSGSEAENSIKPDTDVIHKHHKKELIKKFSSGLLKDGECDMSSSGDNRIHTETALKDSALPSTSAATTNEDKCIKDTIVISDSDDDSIIEFDVVKTCSKKRNTKSSYSGSLDKNTQSSSRKGTSSTRSSTNEESLGHQARNSVAKGSDILECIVVSDSDDESSNAVLSSRNRASNHSDEGVNVSDAESRVSVSDINRRNRTESHGVIDLSGGRSPPAIPKSNSVVPSAGDSGVGVLATAFVAGDSQCSLADRLGVRNSGLDTNNSDTFTHIVAATITYTPGQSNLGRDGDVIDLSRRNLSPLITTWQNKTNSALDVLDLSGSDKKQQERHSVIKSVGTATDNKSATKDIAEDKDSSPAWSCPICFESLLSGRQSVSSTPCGHVFCTKCIEEAVNQFKKCPTCCRKVALKRVHKIFL from the coding sequence ATGTCATCAGAATTTTTAATTGCTGTTCCACATGAACTGCCTAAACAGGATAGCTTAGTAAACAGCAGCAGAGAAGGAAAGATGCTTGATGAAGATTACACAAATAATCATTTGGAACAAAAGCTTTCACACGGAGTACCTCAGTTTTCATGCATTAGAAATTTTCCATTCAATAACAGTATGAAATTTTGTGACATGAGAGTGCCTGACCACACTGCAACCAAAAGGCACACATTAGATGATGAATTGGATACAAGGCTTCCAAAACTAATAAAACTACAGTCTAAATTTACTAATTATCGTTCAGAGGCAGCTGTTGACATGGTAGATGCAGTTGCAATTAGGTCTCAGTTCATTAAAAATGATGTTAACTTAGGTGAGGTTGTAGAAAATCCATCTATTGATAAAAGTGAAAGAACAGATGTTTTAGTAGAAGAAACATCACTTCAGCAACTTGCAAAtgaaacattggaagcgtgtaactCTGATCATATCTCGGTGGAAGCCATTGGTGGTCACAgctgtgctgcaatagaaaatggCTCTTGCACAAACAGAAAATCTTCAGATCaggaacaagattttttgcaaatGGAAACAGAGAATGCTGTATTGAAATTTCAAAACAGAAATGACAGTTCTGCTTCACTTGTAGCGGGTCAAGACTGTGTTACAGAAACTGAAAATTCATTGCTAAACACTGAGCAACGTGTGTTTTTTGCCCATGAATTTGTGGGTGCAGAGACAGAGGCAGATGAATATCACAATGTTCATGAGTCACTTTCTCTTTCAGAATTTTTGATATGCCCTACTAGTTTTGAACAGAAAGAAAGTTGTGATTCGTTGTTGCATTCTGTTCAGAAGGAGGAAACAGATGACAGTAGTCTTACTGCTGCTATTGATGTCTCTCCTGGCATGGAAGGAATGGATGCACACGTCTTGTTTCACAACGAAAGTGAAATATCAGGACATGCAAGCACTAGTTTTGATATGGACAATAAGTCAATTGGTAAAGCTGTATGTGACAATACAGGTAACCCTTTGTGCAAAACTCGGAATTTGACACACAGTGCAGAAGTAGAAACCAGTTTAAATTTATTGCATAACAAAATTCCAGACAGTGATGTGGCAATAACAAGGCAAGCAGTGGTTAAGGAAGAGTTccccataaaagaggaagcggaagAGGACGCCAGTCTGCGTAACCGTGAACTTGATCTTGATGATGATAGTGTACTTCAGAATTTGTTCATGTCACTTGAGAACCACGAAATAGTGACAGAAAGTGTTTCTACTTCTACATATGGTCATCATGAGTCATCAGATACAGGGCCTAATCAAGATTTGTATAACAGAACTGCATACAAAGAAAATTTAGCTGCAGCCCTAGCAAAATCAGCTGCTGCTAAGGAGTATTCTGTGAAGCCACATATTGAGAATGGAAAGGAAATAATAGACAGAGACTTGTCAATACCTGACCTGATTAGTGAGTCAGGGTGTTTCCAGGTTGCAGGGCACTATGCTAGCAGATCACAGAGCTGCAATGAAGAAAACAACACTCGAAGTCTCCATCAAACTTTGTTTCCTGTTGTAGCTGACACAACCCCAACCCAGAAAACAACCTTAACACAGAAAACAGAAGCATCAtttgaaaaagtgaagaaaacacGTGAAGAACGGCTGCTCACCAGTTTACCAAGATGTTTTGTTGCTAAGATTCCGGCCACTATTGTACAGTCCTCAGAAAACAGATctgattttgttgccacttcaggaTCTGAAGCTGAGAATAGTATTAAACCAGACACAGATGTTATTCATAAGCATCACAAAaaggaattaataaagaaattctcATCAGGACTTTTAAAAGATGGAGAATGTGACATGAGTAGTTCAGGAGACAACAGAATACACACTGAAACTGCATTGAAAGATTCTGCTCTTCCATCAACATCTGCTGCAACCacaaatgaagataaatgtattAAGGACACTATTGTGATATCCGATTCGGATGATGATAGCATAATTGAATTTGATGTAGTGAAAACATGTAGCAAGAAACGCAACACAAAATCTTCGTATAGTGGCTCATTGGATAAAAACACTCAGTCCAGCAGCCGCAAAGGTACATCAAGTACCAGGAGTTCAACAAATGAGGAATCATTAGGTCATCAAGCAAGAAATTCCGTAGCTAAAGGGAGCGATATTCTGGAGTGCATTGTTGTGTCAGACTCTGACGACGAGTCTTCAAATGCAGTACTGTCGTCAAGAAACAGAGCATCAAATCATTCAGATGAAGGTGTAAATGTATCGGATGCTGAGTCACGTGTTTCTGTCAGTGACATAAACCGTAGAAACAGAACTGAAAGTCATGGTGTAATTGATTTATCAGGAGGCAGAAGCCCACCTGCCATCCCTAAAAGTAATAGTGTTGTACCTTCAGCAGGTGACAGTGGTGTTGGTGTGCTTGCCACTGCGTTTGTTGCTGGGGATTCTCAATGTAGTCTGGCAGACAGGTTGGGAGTGCGTAACAGTGGACTGGATACTAACAACAGTGACACTTTCACACACATTGTTGCTGCTACCATAACCTATACTCCTGGCCAAAGCAATTTAGGAAGAGATGGTGATGTGATTGATCTGTCTAGGAGAAACTTAAGTCCGTTGATAACTACTTGGCAAAATAAGACTAATAGTGCACTGGATGTTCTGGACTTATCAGGTAGTGATAAGAAACAACAGGAAAGACATAGTGTTATAAAATCTGTGGGAACTGCTACAGATAATAAATCAGCAACAAAGGATATTGCAGAAGACAAAGACAGTTCGCCTGCGTGGAGCTGCCCTATCTGCTTTGAAAGTCTTTTATCTGGTCGACAGTCTGTGTCCTCTACTCCATGCGGTCATGTATTTTGTACAAAATGCATTGAAGAAGCTGTTAATCAGTTCAAGAAATGTCCTACTTGTTGCAGGAAAGTTGCTCTCAAACGCGtccacaaaatatttctttaa